The DNA sequence TTGTGTCAATGCATGTCAAAGTATTTACTCACAACATAAGTTGATGACAGAGGGTGGATTTTAGAGCAAAATGAAGCTCATTTTTATCTTTAAATTTTTCAACTCTCTTTATAATGGCAGGTGGGAGGAtgactgatttttttaaaacgCTGCATTGAAGATTGTGGTATGATAGTTGCCAAGTGTTTAGACCAATATTTGATTGAAATATTGTATGATAAGGGACCTATAGTGGTGTGCATTGAAAAGCAACTTGTCAATAGAGAACTAAGGATAATGGGTGTTTTGACCTCAGGAGATGGGTGGGGTTCCCAGGATCAGACCGTTGATGTTTACCTGAGAGATCCAGGTAGAATGCTTTAATTATGAATTTTGCATCCATAATGTAAAATTCATAATTAATGTGGGACAGTGACGTATATCCAATGTGATTTAATGTTCATAAATGGGTAAAGTGGTATGCAAAGCTTTGAATTCATTCTAATTATAGAATCAATCTGTAGGGAGATGAAGAAGAATTTCACTGTAGTTGCGAAGCAGTCGTCAAAAATACCTACAGCATTTATTGGCAGTTGTTAAAATATAGGGAGTGTTGGTTTATATTGGCAGAATTTTGAAGACCCAGCACTAGGTAATTTGTATTGGCTATATAAATGCTTGAAAGCACTCGAACTATTGTTTCCAGATGACCTTTCTTTTCAACAGAGAGGGTGAAAAGGAGATAAACCAGTGCTTTGGATGGCTACAGAAACAGGGTAAGAAAAATCCTGCTGTATTATGCAAAAAGTCGGTGTTCAGGTCTCTGCTCAATAAGAGAATGCTTTGGCAAACTTAGCGGAGGTGTGCAATTCCTCTTGTAGTGAAGTGGGCACTTCATAAAAACTTCCATAGACCAATGCCATTTCCTTATATCGAAACAAatgtattttctgttttgttttatgaTGCAAATTCTGATTTGGTGTTGGGGGATATAGTTATTTTTGGGTGTTCTAACTATTCCTCACAATTTCTTCAAACATTAAGATTAAAAGGTTATTTGTAATTGTACTTAAGTCAGTGCTTCCCAATCTATTTTCTGATATGACtccattttaacacttgaaaattaatgtcacCCTAGATGCCAAGAAAAACAAATTCATAATTAAGTAGTATAGTAACATTCAGTGTACAATTATTTaagttcctgaagctgcttcAGAGACCCTCTGATGTATTTACATAGACACACAGTTATGCCACAGCAAGCCTGATCAGAACTGCCCACCCAATCAAAAGATCCATTGCCAGGAGTttgacttagaaccatagaaaagttacagcacagaaggaggccattcgacccatcttgtccatgttAGCCCGAGGAcagccaggtgccctttctaatcccaccttcctgcacccggcccatagccctgcagcttacagcactttaggtgcagatccaggtactttttaaaagaatttagagtttctacctctaccaccaacctgggcagcgaattccagacacccactaccctctgcgtaaaaaaagttcttcctcgtgttccccctacaccttctgccacttatcttgaatctgtgtcccctggttctagaaatctccaccaagggaaacaattttatcctgtattTGATTACTTCCTACTCCCTGGACAATACAAGTGGGTGGGAGATTAACATGATTTTATTACTTTATTAcatatttatagaatatcttgggattttctctacttttaccagccagagttttctcatatcccctctttgctttcctaattgctttcttaagctccaccctgcactgtctgtactccactaatgccttcactgatttgcttcccttgtacctgctaaaagcctcccttttacttctcatcgtatcctgtaTTATGCTAATTGTTTTGTTACTTATGTTACTGTAAAATACCTTACTAATTATTTTTATATTCCTCTACTTAATTTTGTAATTTCTTTTTACTTTTCTAATTTTTTTCTAAATTCTTTCCTAACCCTTTCACATTCCCTTTTACTATCCTTTCCTGCATTGTCTATGTACAGTACTTAATGAATGCCTTTTTCTTCAATTTCAATTTGAACCTCATCTCTATTCATCATTAATGGCTAGTTTCTTCTTGTTTTTTAGCAGAATACCTTTTTCCTGAACTCCATTTTGAATATTTCCCACTGCTGTTCTATTTTTAAGTCTAGCTCTGGCTTTTTCTGAGCTACAAGTCTCATAAGGGTATTTTTTGATGACACATGAAGGAATCACACTTCGCACACATTCAACTCTACACCTCGAAACTACAGAATGCATGATTTGGGTAATTTACAATGCTACTATTGATTGACTTGGATGAAAACAATTTACttacggtctcctctacattggagagaccaaacgcagactgggtgaccgctttgcggaacaccttcggtctgtccacaagcatgacccagacctccctgtcgcttgccatttcaacgcaccaccctgctcccatgcccacatgtccgtccgtggcctgcagcaatgttccagtgaagctcaatgcaaactggaggaacagcctctcatcttccgattaggtactttatagccttccggacttaacattgagttcaacaatttcagatcatgagttctctcctccatccccaccccctttccaatcaccttctttctaataattattatattttttaatatatatatatttattttcacacctatttctattatttttaaatttatttccatccattgttttatctccaccttttagcctatttcgatcccttccccccaccccacccccactaaggccatctgtcacttgctgatcttgctttctatccttaatgtcaccattagcacaccctttagctaatatcaccaccgtcaacacccctttgttcttttgtctatgacatctttggcaatctcctttgcctccactggccctctatgcagctctacctgtcccaccccccttaaacagtttatatttcatctcatttctatttctcgtcagttctgatgaagagtcacatggattcgaaacgttaattgtcttcctctccacagatgctgtcagacctgctgagtttttccagctatttttgtttctgcttcagatttccagcatccgcagtattttgcttttatctttttacttACAATCATGTTGTTTTTCATGTTTTCAGCTCCTTGTGTTACCTTCTGAAGGCTGCCAGTCCATACTTTAAGCCTTCTAATAATTTCCCTCAGGATTTGGAGCCTGATAAATGTGCCAGTGTTGTGTGTCTAGATGAAGCCCACTCTTGTACTTCAGTTAAAAATGCATAAAATTCTCTTATGCTGCTTCTGCTATTCTTTATTTTGTTGGTTAGCAATTGACAAAAATTTGGAGTTGAGACAAGCAGCAACTGGCTTTGAGTTGCTGATCTCAGCTAAGTTGCTGCTTAAAGCTAATGAAGAAAAGGAGTTTGATTTCTGTATATGTGCTCTGTGCCAGCCCTGTGTACTTGGAAACCAATTGTGAAAGTAGTTTCTTACTTATTTGGGAAAATTTGCCTTGTAAGTGTTTCAAGTTATTCTGAGGCATACTGTGCTTTCAATGTGTGTAGTAGCTATAAAAAATGTAATCACATACTAAATGTTAAAAATTGATGCTTTATTGCAAGATTGCCTGCTGTTTGTAGGGCCATTAACTTGAATCTAGTGGTCTAAAGTGTGTATTTGCAATGTACAGCAATCTATTTGCATAGAATGTATTACGGGTGTTTGGAAAAATGATTAGGTAACTGAGCAAAATGGAATGAGGTACCAGTCCAAATTATTTCAGGTGGAAAGGAAAGAATGACCCTTTGTTTTCAAGCCTGTCTGATTTTTTTGGGGGGCTGGGAGGAGAACTTATGTCAGCAAGTTTTATTGATAATTTGCTAGAACCTTAAAAGACTAAATAGTGATGTATCTCTGAGTTCCATTAGTTTTATTTGACTCTGTGTGATCTGTATACTTTTTGACCACACATGGATAAAAAATACATCAATTGTGATACCTGTGTTGGAGTATCATTTCATGTTTCCAATCATTATTATTGTAGTTGTTTAGGAACTTTGATAGtgcaatgcaatctgcagaatttATGATAACTCAATGCAAGTGTTTAATTTTACatgattttctattttttttcttccttgtccaaataaaaggtattggAAAGAATGTGATCTGTGAGAAAGCAGCTACTTCAGGGGATGCCTTCAAAATGGTGAAAGCAGCTCGTTACTATCCTAAACTCATGAGTATTGTTGATAATGTGCTTCGCTTCCTGCCAGCATTTGTCAAGATGAAGCAGCTAATTGAAGAAGGCTACGTTGGTAATGTCATGATCTGTGACGTGCGTGTATATTGGGGCAGCCTTCTCAGCAGCAAATATAACTGGATCTGTGATGAACTGATGGGTGGGGGTGGACTTCACACAATGGGCACCTATATAGTAGACCTCCTGACTTACTTGACAAATAAGAGGGCTGAGAAGGTCCACGGCCTCCTGAAAACCTttgtgaaacaaaatgacaatatTCATGGAATACGACACGTCACTAGTGATGATTTCTGCTTCTTCCAGATGTTAATGAATGGTGGCGTGTGTAGCACCGTTACACTCAACTTTAACATGCCTGGCCCATTTATCCATGAAGTCATGGTTGTGGGATCTGCGGGACGTTTGGTTGCTCGAGGAACAGACTTGTACGGACAAAAAAATACTTTCTTCAAGGAGGAGCTGCTACTTGCTGATACCATGTCGATAAATACACCTGGGCTGCTAGAGAAAGCATTCAGTGATATTCCCCTCATGTATTTAAAAGGCATTGTTTACATGGTGCAAGCCTTGAGCAAGTCCTTTAAGGATCAAGAGGATCGGCGCACCTGGGCCCACAAACCAGTTTCAATGGCTGCTTCCTTTGAAGATGGCCTTTATATGCAAAGTGTTGTGGATGCTATTAAGAGATCAAGCAGGTCCGGGGAATGGGAAGTTATTGCTATGATAACAGAAGAACCAAATTCCAATCAGAACCTATGCAATGCCTTGCAACGTAATAACCTGTAGTAAACAGTAGACACATTTCACCAAAAACAAAACCCAATATCAATTCAACTAAGATCATATTTAAGGTACCAAAACAACTTCAGGTTAGCTTTTGTAAGTATGTTAAGGGTATTGGTGTTGTTTATGGTTCAGTAGTTTCAAAGTACACAGTTACACCTGCTCCAGTATAGAAATACATGAAACCATCCTATTTCATTATGGAGTTCCTAAATTTTGTCTTCTGTTGACTATTTCAGCAAGCTGTATTTTAACTGTACTTGGTATACAAAGTATAAGAACTACACCCAGGCATTGAAATGATGCTTGCTTAGTCATTCCTAAAGCCATCCTGGAGATGAAGTTGATGCATTCAGAATTGCAAAATCAAAACCTACAGGCGGAAAAACAGAGAAACTTCAGTAAAGATCCCAATGATAAGACAGCATTGAAAATTGTGGCTGGCTGTAAATTGTGCATTTTCCTGTTTTGCATTGCTAATTGTCTGTAGACCTGTTCATTCAAAATCTCAAAAGAAACCAAGCATCGATCCTAAACACTTTCCCTCTTCCCAGGTTAGATTGCATATTTCATGTGGAGTTAAATCTAGCTTTCTCTGTGGCTTGGAAGTGAATACTGATTCTGATCCTGGCGAGGGTGATGTTGTGGGTGTAGTTCTTTCTGTAGAACCTAACGTGATCACTAAGAGTGTCCATTACCTTTTTTTGGAGGGAGGATCAGGTGAGTAGAACGAATCACCTTATTCAGTTGGGAATCAGAAATCGTAAGCAGTTTTGTGTAAGTTCTAGTGTCTTTAAGCATTTTGAATTAATCAGATTTGCTTAAATTTTGATAAAGTAGAACTCTGTGATGACATGAAGTATGTAGAATGAAGGTATTTGATCATCTGTAGTGCCTTATGTGGGCCAGACTCTACATCCTAATAGCCTTTATGTACATAGAAGCTAAATGTACAAACATACTAATCTGATCAATTGCCAGACATAATTTTTGACTACTATTATTAGTGATCATTTCAAGGCATGCAATTATACTTTAGTATTTAAGcgattaaaatatttttttccttCAATACAATGTTTACAAACTGGCAGTTCTGTTCAAAAAAGCTTTATTTCATAAAGCTGGCTATTGATAGGACTAGGGGAACAACAAATGCTGAGCACCAGTCTAGCCCATAAGAATACATCTTTTCCGCATGTGAAAGAGAAATGCTCTGGTTTATGAAAGACTCATTAGAATGGGGggtgggaaaggggaggggagggatgaggTGGCGAAGGGATTCTAGTTCATTAAGGATTTCAATGTATATCCTGTATTTGAATAGCATTGCAAAAATGGCTGGAATATTTTTGTAATGTGCTGCATTTGTTTTCCACTTTGGTATTTCATATTGTCAATATTCAATTTCTGTAGTAACCATAAAACATGTTTTATGGACCTGAAGGTCTTAATTTTTAAATACTTCCAGGTTGTGCATTTTTGTCATAGTTTTAAAAAAAGTCTAAATATACTTTTTTCAAATTTGTATATGTTGACTCCAAAGAGATATTTATTACAGTCTTAAGTGTTTTTATTAAAATGTGTTTGCTTAGTAAGACTGTTCAAGATGGGGAGTAAATTGTGTTAAAATTGTGTTCAAATATACAGCTAGGCTGTTTCACTGAAATAGTTGAACTGTACAGAGAATTGGTTAACTATAGATATTTATTTTTCGTTAAATTCAGATATATGGGTTATTTATATTGAGGTTTGTTTTCCATTGATAGGGGTTCAAACATTAAACCTGATAGATTTCCTGTGTAAAAtgcttaaaataaaaatgttatttaaGACTATTTTTGTTGTTGAAGTATTACTATCCTAGTAATATATAGAGCTTTGGGAAATAGCTCTGTGTCCATATGTCACATTGTTTGTATAGATTTGCTATACAAAATACAAATTGATATTTTAATAATGCAATTAAATCTTATTTATGGACACAAACCTATTAATTCTTAGTGGGTGGTTTTTAAGCAGTACAAATAAAGCGTGAAACACAACACTGAAAACGATGTCTGTCTTTGTTTTGAATACTGTCCTGTTCTGCATCTAGGAAATGCAGGTTTTGCTGTATTA is a window from the Carcharodon carcharias isolate sCarCar2 chromosome 7, sCarCar2.pri, whole genome shotgun sequence genome containing:
- the LOC121280585 gene encoding glucose-fructose oxidoreductase domain-containing protein 2-like isoform X1, with protein sequence MLPGVGVFGTGTTARVLVPLLRAEGFTIEALWGRTEEEAKQLAEEMNISFYTSRTDDVLLHQDVDLICINIPPPLTCQIAAKALGIGKNVICEKAATSGDAFKMVKAARYYPKLMSIVDNVLRFLPAFVKMKQLIEEGYVGNVMICDVRVYWGSLLSSKYNWICDELMGGGGLHTMGTYIVDLLTYLTNKRAEKVHGLLKTFVKQNDNIHGIRHVTSDDFCFFQMLMNGGVCSTVTLNFNMPGPFIHEVMVVGSAGRLVARGTDLYGQKNTFFKEELLLADTMSINTPGLLEKAFSDIPLMYLKGIVYMVQALSKSFKDQEDRRTWAHKPVSMAASFEDGLYMQSVVDAIKRSSRSGEWEVIAMITEEPNSNQNLCNALQRNNL
- the LOC121280585 gene encoding glucose-fructose oxidoreductase domain-containing protein 2-like isoform X2; translated protein: MVKAARYYPKLMSIVDNVLRFLPAFVKMKQLIEEGYVGNVMICDVRVYWGSLLSSKYNWICDELMGGGGLHTMGTYIVDLLTYLTNKRAEKVHGLLKTFVKQNDNIHGIRHVTSDDFCFFQMLMNGGVCSTVTLNFNMPGPFIHEVMVVGSAGRLVARGTDLYGQKNTFFKEELLLADTMSINTPGLLEKAFSDIPLMYLKGIVYMVQALSKSFKDQEDRRTWAHKPVSMAASFEDGLYMQSVVDAIKRSSRSGEWEVIAMITEEPNSNQNLCNALQRNNL